In Equus przewalskii isolate Varuska chromosome 14, EquPr2, whole genome shotgun sequence, the sequence TCGCTAATTTGTTTGACTTTTAGTACAATGTccagctgtggctgctgctggacCAAACAGGGTGGAACCCAGTGGAATTCTACAGGTGGGTTCAGTTCACTTGATGCAGGGTCCAAACAAATGCAGGTTTGGAAATGCAGGCAAGAAAGGGCACTTTAGTATCTTTCAAAGTAGAGGGAGAAGGATGCAGAAGATACACCAAGGTCTGGtatatcttcctttcttctgatcTTTCTTCGAGGAAGACTGCAATATGATCAACTTTCAGACTCAGCCTCCTTGGCCGTCAGATGAAGCATGTGGCCAGGTACTGGAGCCCAAGAGAGGGCAGGAGCCACACAAAGTCTATGAGGGTAGGAGGAGTAcagagggtgggcagggggcatgtgtaggagagagatggaagaggGTGGTGGCTAATTCAGGCCTCAtgccttttccctttcctcttccctcccgaTTTCCTCCTCCCTGAGAGacagagatgagggagagagggagagtgggagagggagagagagtgggagagggagggagagagagagcaagagagagcgagtgagagagagagcgagagcgagagagAGCAAGCGAGGTTTAGACCAGGCCAGACTGTGGCTGAGGgacaaatatttaatttctctgaattgCATCTTCTTGTCTGTCTCATGAGGAGCTAGATTATGACAGATTGTATATTGGGTTCACCTTACTCCTTGACTAATTGGTAGGGACTTCCTGGTGCACTGTGTTGAGTAGGATTCTGAGGCTGCATCTATGTCTACCATGATTGGGGTTGGGGATTTAGAGGTAAGCCTTGGTTCTTGGCCACCTATTTGCCAGGGCTGGCCTAGGTACTCTCCAGGGCTCCTTCCGGCCCTGGAGCCCTGTGGTCCCAcactccccttcctcctgctctcatCCTGTCCCTTAATATCACCTGACTTTTCTGCTTGTTGAGCTTTGCATCTCAGTGGGCAGAGCAGCAGGGCACACGCTCCTCTTAAGCCACAATTTAGCCCCTAAATTGCTCTTAGAAACAGAATCCTTCAGCCTCACAACGCTGTATTCTGAGATTTTAATCTTTGTCTCCCCTTAGCCACCTAATTTTCTCCCAGTGGGGCAGAGGTTTCTGAATCAAATTCTTTAGAACAGCCCTCACCCAGACTCTGGTGCCTTCAACTCTCCTATCAGTCTCACAAACTCTTCGCTTCAATTCCTTAAATATGTGATTTCTTCCAAAAAGCCAAGAACCTTGTAAACCTTCTTAGAAATGAACACAGAAGCCACGAGGTGGAGGCACTCCATCACGGCCTGACCATGCTCTTTTACTGACTGACTTATTTTTAAGGCTCTTCATCATAAGTTTACTTTTGGTTTGTAATTCCATCTCCTCTGcattcaaatattcttttgataTGGCCCTATTTTTAAGAAGTTGACATAGGCACAGGTCCATGTTGACTGGCTGTGAAGTGGGGTTCTATAGGAAAACACTAGCACTCCAGAAATATTggtaaatattctaaatattggTAAGAGACCAAGATCAGAACACCATGACTTGGAGGAATTCAGAGGGTAGAGGTGATTTCAGACAATTTTATTTGTCCCTTTGATGTCTGCCCTCTACGTGACCTCCTTTCAATTCCTTATCTTGTTCTGATAGCAAGGAGAATTTATGGCAATCCAGAAGTCTCTTTGGCAGGACTAAATATAATTTTGCACAAAAGGATGGAGGCAGGTAACGACTCTTTGATGATAAAACCAAACTCAGAGCTTTCTCATCATCTGAGCTGGAGTACGACCTGGAAAAGCCCGGACAAGGACGGCCTCGATATTGTTCTTGGCCCATGTGTTGGGACCCCAGACTGGGGCATCTGAAGGGAACTGGGAGGAATCTTAGGGGCAATCCTACTGTTCCCCAAACcctgagatttcttctttcttggctgATTGGGGGGAAGCTGAGATCCAGAAGGACAGTCACCCTGGAAATTGCTCTATCAGAGGGGCTAGGCTGGGAGAGGAAATAACCCTGGAGAGACTCAGTGGAGCAGACAAGGGTACTGCAGGAAACCACAGGGAGGGTCCTTAGGAAGCCACTCAGAGGAGGGCTCCTGTAGGCGAGGGCTGAGCTGATTTTGGAGTGAAAACTCACctggtcctccctccctcctagcCTGCAGCATTACCTGGGAGTAAGTTAGTCTtggcttcctttcttttctttcaaatttaccTCTTCCTCCCTCAATAGGTTTCCAGCCCCCCGGACTCCCCTCCTAAGCTTCCTTCTCCCCACTGTGTCCTCCCAGCCCGCTCATGTGACTCAGCCACATGGTAAGTATTTAGGTCCAGAGGCTTGACCAGAGGCTAAAGGTGGACAGTCTTTAAGGAGATCTAGGCCCACACCCTGGGCTCAGCATGGACACCAGCCATCGTGGGCTTAAGCCACAGGCTGGTGAACTGCAGCCCTGACCTGTTTCCTGCTCTGAGGACCCTGCCTGCACCCAGTCTCTCTAAGCCTGGGCACTGCTTGCTCTTCTCAGGGCCCCTGCCACTGTGCTGCATGTTCAACCCTCGGGCTGGGCCCCACAGTCGGCCATCGGCCTTCAGGGGGGTCACACCCTGTCCTTCAGCATCAGCTGAACCTGGCTCTGGGGGCCACCTGCCCGAAGGACATGCCAATGCTGCGTATTTGCTGCCTGCTGCCTGAATGACCACTGGGTATCTGCTGCTGGTTGCTTTGTCCCATAGGGTGGATGACCTCTCTTCTGCAGTTGGTCCGGAGATGGGTGTGTCCGCTAAACTAAGAGCTGATACAAGTTGGAAGCATCACCTGTGATTTGACTGCATGtcgatggggggagggggggtgctTGAAGCCCTAAAAGGTtgacagggagaggagaaggtaCAGGGACTTCAGGGCAGGGAGTTTGCCTTTGGCTGTTCCACCCAAGGCTGTGCTCTGATCCCTCTGCTTCCCACTGCCATCTGTCCTTCCCTCTCCACTCAGCTGGTCCTGCCAAACCTTTCCGTGCCACCTCAGCCCTTACCTGCCTAGCGCCGCCCTCCTGGCCCTGGCCTGCCTTTGCATGTGGTAGGCAGGCTCACCCAGTgactgggccagtcttcctcatagTGGAGGGGGGCCTCTTCTGCttgcccttccttcccctcccccatgccaTTTTCTCTGGCTGACATCATTCCACTCAGCTCAcgggtttttctcctttaatcatTTTGGTCAAAACAAATGACCCATCTCCACTGACTTCACCCTCTTTTGAAATTCTGAACTCTTGCGTCaaccttttcttctttgcttcagACCCTTAAACACTGCCTCTCTGCCCACACACTGGGCTTCCTTTATTAACCCTTTACCCCTGCACTCGCCCCTTTCAAGGCAACCTCCCACATTAGATGcagggaggcacagagaaaaaAACCCTAGGTGCCTGACAGACAGGAAATGTAGCATCAGTTATAAGAAAGCTTTGATAACTTTGAATAAGATGACCTTGTGGTCCCTGTGGGTGGGTAGAGGTCTTCTTCTGGTGTAGTGGTTTTCAAGTCCAAGGGCTTTCGGGGCAGAGCCCCCACTTCAAACAGGGCAGCTCTTCATTTGTCTGATTTGGAAACCTGGCTTCTGTACAGCTTTCATTTCAAGTCAGTGTTGCGATGCCCAAtgagtttgaaaaccactggtccAGAAGGGCTGGCCCACATCTGGCTTCCTCCATGGGTCTTGGCTCAAGGCCTTGGGCCCACATCTACAATAATCTCATCTCTGTGGAAGCCCTTCTGATGTGTGAAGACTCTCAGGGGTCTCTGTCCCCACCTTCACCCCTCTTCAAGCCTTTTCCTGCCCAAGCCAAGCACCCTCAACCCTTTCAGCCGCTGCTCAGGCCCTCGCTGGACGGGCCAATGTCCTTCTGCCAAGGAGCCCCAGCTCTGCAGAGATCTGACCCACAGGGTGCACACAGGCCGAACCAGGAACCACACCCTGCCAGGAACCACAGGCCCATTCAGGGACCTCAGCCAGGCCCTTCTCCGGGGCCTGTTTCCCATCAGTATAAGGAGAGATTTAGTCTAGATGCCCCAAAGGCACTTCCAGCTTTAAATGTTTGGAGGCCGATGAGGTTTCTGATGGAgatccccctcccccatctctcagGTTGGTGAGTCACTCTGCTTGAGTGTCCTCCAAGGGTGATGCTATTAGGCTGGTACAACCTACCATACTATGGAGACCCAACTGGGACTGACCCTCTGTCTTCTTCAGAAATTGGATCCAGAAACTGGCTCAAAACAGCCAATGCCCTTCTCCctccaaagttttctttttttccttcttttttatgttttaccCAGACCAAGGGTTCACTGCTTTATAGGGCCTGGCTCCTGACCTAAGGGTCCCGGCTTTTCCATGGGGCCTTGGGGCAAGGTGCTGGAAGGCTGCCAGGCACCCCACTTCCAGGCACCCCCAAAGTGCCTGCCCCTCCCACGGCCTGACTTGCCAGCATGGAGAATCGCATCTTCGCACCTCCAAAAGCTGCCAGAGGAATAAGGGAACAGGAGGATGGTGGATAGCGCTGGGGGCCAGAGAGTGGGCTGGACCCAAACCAGGGGACTGGCGGCCGGCCCTGAGgacccccctcccgccccccgccATAGCTGCACGGCCCGGGACCTCCCTGTCGTACCTGAGAGGAGGGCCTGGCCCGTGAACTGCCCGTACACGGAGGCAGCATGGGGAAAGGCATTGAAGGGCGGGACCGAGGCACCGGCTGGGACCCCGGAGCCGACTTGCTGCAGATCCAAAAAGGCGGAGCTAGATAAAGAGGAAGGGGTGGAGCTAGAACTGGACACCTCGGGGGTTTCCTGCTTTATGGCGAAGGGTGAATGAGGATCtgccagagggagggagacaacAAGGAGAGAGGGGTGTGAGATGATGGGGTGGGAACATGCACAAACCAAGCCATGAGATGCGGGGAGGGTGCGGGCAGGGCTCTGGGGCAGGCAGGCCCGGCTCCTCTGAGTCTCGTTGTGGGCGGGGATTCGCGGTGTTCCTCTGGTTgagtgaggaggggagagagaagctcgacctccctgctctgcctctcCTGGTGTGGATGGAGGACTGTGTGTGCTCCGGCGGTAGGGGAGCAGGCGGAGGAGGGCCGAGGATAGAAGTAAGGACCCTCTTGACCCACCTTGAGGCCCAGCCAGCAAagcccacctctcctctccaggcTCAGGGCCCTAACATCTTCTTCCTTAAGGCCAGCCACACTCTGCCCTCCAGCCCACCCTCGCAGCTGGGCCACTTGGCCCAGGAGATTCTGGGCATCGTACCTGCCACCACGGGGTAGGTCTGGTGAGTAGAGAGGTTGCGCCCCAGGGGTGTATTGGAAGGGGTCAGGGTGGTCTTCCCGTCGTCCAGGGCGCTGTTGAGCAAGGGCAGTGGGTACAGGCCCTGGAGAACAAAGAGAAGTCAGCGCACAGAGAGGCCCCACGGAGAGGCGTAACTAGTGACCTGGTGGTCCACCTTAGGGCTTTGCTGCCCAGTCTCCCCAGGAAGCATTCCCTTCCTCATTGTCCCCTTCTTCCTGCTCATTCTTGACTCCACCTAGCATGTTTaatagattcttttcttttttttttttgaggaaggttagccctgagctaacatctgcggccaatcctcctcttctttgctgaggaagactggccctgagctaacatccgtgtccatcttcctctactttatatgtgggatgcctaccacagcatggcttgacaagcagtgcctagctctgcacctgggatcctaactggcaaaccccaggccgccaaagtggaacatgcgaacttaaccactgcaccacagggccagccccttaattggttctttttctctgactCACAGCCCTACTGttctctcccagcccccaggctcaGGGCTTCCCCTTCTGCAGTCCTGAAATTCAATGTCAGCTGGTGGCTTGCAAGCCAGATGGAGCGCTCCTTCCAAGGGCCACACCTTGGCTGGAGGGCTGGTCACCTCACACTGGGCCCACAGAGAACAGCATGCAGGGCTGGAGCGGTTGGCCCACAGGACTGAGTGCTTCACCCCATTCAAGAAACTTTTCACACTCCCTtgtggggcagagccaggattcaaacctaagGGTCTGGTCCCAGTGCCCATGCTGTCAACCGCTGCCCTAACCAGATACCATCATGAGCACTTCTTACATTTGCAAAGGGCATCTCTTAGAGCTTTGCCTGTGTTATCCTGATCCATTGTCCCCAACGGCCCTGTGACGTGGGCGAGCAATATTATGTCTGTTTTACACGTGGAGagtctgaagcccagagaggtatATGTGCCAGGTATATATGAAACAGGGCCTGACCCAAGGGCATCTGATTCTGACCCGGGTGTTCTCTCCTTCAATAAAACGGCAGACATGATACCCCAACAGAACAAGTGGGtttcttccccctctctctccatatCCAGGCAAACATAAATGTGCAGGTTCAGCCTGAAGGTGATGCTTGGggttaattttctttgaaaaactctTGATCAAGGATCTGAGAGTTTTCTTTGTTAAGACCTCATTTTAGACTCCACCCGGCCTCCCCTGACCTGAGCAGGGCTATCTCCTAAGGTGCTCCCTCCAAAAAGAACTTGTTCAATTAACGGCAAGCGTCCACTGCCCCTCACCAGGACTCCCTCCCACCGGGGGATGGGACAGCACACACAAGCACACGCTTCTTCCCTACATGTGGGTCACACGCGTCACAAACGCGCTATGTGAGAAACAAAACTGAACTCAAGGAATGCTCTGTGGTTACATAACAGCTCTGCTACGGGCAGTCATTTTCAGTGATTTCCATCGAGCCTGGCTCTCCAAGGAGCCACGGAACTTTCCGGTTGCATGCCGGGCACTTTTGGAAGCTGCAGTCAATTCTGGAGGCCACTAGGGCACCATTTATTGTGTAGCAGCAATTACTGACTAAATGGTCCTCCGGTTCCAAGCCTTCTGAGGGGGCCGCTTCGAGGCAGGGTGGAGTGGCTTAGAGCCTGGCTTAATGAAATTGAACAAAATACCTAATTTCTAGAGAGAgtaagaaaagtttaaaatgccTTATggatgtgttgatttgataccaCATATCTACTCAAAATCTTATAGCTTTCTCAAATCCAGGCAgttcagtgaaagaaaaaaacagcccaAACTTATGTAGTCAGACATTTGGTGATGTTGCACTGTATGGCTTAAACCTCCCAGTGATGACGGGATTTCTTCCTGGGATTGAACTTGAAGTGGGCTGCAGAGTGGCACAATGCTTTACAACTGAACGagtttgaaccctggctctgcaATGACCAACCAAGAGGCTTTAGTCtctgtgacctctctgagccttgatttgcTCACCTGTGTAACATGGATGATAGAATCTGCTTCACTAGGCTgacgtgaggattaaatgagattttatatgtgtgtattaaGCGCTTAGCACAGAACGCTTGGTAACACATACTCAATAGCTGccatagatattattattttagaattatatgAAGGGTCATAAGCTGCAAAATTCTTGGTCTCTATCACAATATTCACATTCTGTTGATCTCTTTCTGGGTGCACTTGTAAAATAGAGGGTCAAGAGCTGTGTGGACTCCCAGCTATGGCTGGCAGTGAAGTAGCAACCAGAAATGAGGCCACATGACGTTTCtgttgaatgctttcccccttGTTGATTTTACAGGGAAGATGGCTGTGTCTTTGCCCCATCCTGAGGTCAGGTGGGAGGACCTGTGCTTCTCTCTCAGCTCCCCAGGCCGGAGGGCCTTCCCGTGCCCACGTGAGAGGACACAGAGTGTTCCTTTGGCAGTGCTGTCAGAGTCACCAGGGGTGTGCATGGACACAAGGAGCCCCTGCACAGGCGGGGTTCTCCCTGCCCCTCGCCACCAAGCCAGGGAGGCCATGACTGACTGAGGGAGGGAATGCATCATGGATGGGAGctgctgagcctcagtctccacaTCTGTAGCATGAGGGGCTGGGGCAGTTCCATGGTTTTCCACTCTTCAAATAAGAACTCACAAAACTCCATATCTAAAACAGGTAACAGTGGGCCAGCCTGAATGAAACCAGGGCCCGCAGGCCTGAGCTCAATAGCTGTTTGCTTCCCCgagccctccccaccctcccttgcCCTGGGTTATCTCCACGCAAATGGGAAGACTGGACTCGGCGGTCCCCAAGGTCCCTCTAGCTCTAAGACTCTCTCCTTCCGCGAGTCCCCATGTACGTATGCCAGCTTGCTGCAGGGTCTCAGGGTCTCCTTGTATTCAAGCAGGGTCCCTTGGGAGGGGCTCAGGTATGGAACTGGGAAATAGCTCTCCCACCCGGTGGGTGCAGGGGGGGGCGCTCAGCAGCAGGGTTTCTTTATGCTACCAGGACTCTAGGCTCCTTCTCACACAGCAGGCTCACTGCTGCGGCCCCATCTCCCCCCGGGAGCCATGTGCTGACTCTCAGATGAGCAACCAGGTCCTCTCCCCAGGTCTGCTGACGGCCAGCTTTCTCTGCACCCCTCGTGGTTGCCACAGCCCAGGCTGATAAAATCGCTGACGCAGATTGCCTGCCCAGCTGCAGCGCTGGCACGGGCCCAGCAGTCCAGACGGTCACTGGCAATGGTTCAGCTGATTATTGGCATCATCGCCATTGTCGTACTCAGATCTTAAAGGCGTATGGGCTTGCCTCACTCCCGGATCAAATGACAGTGTGAGCAAAGAGGGGCAAGCAGACACCACCCTAAAGAAACTCCTCAGTTGGTTGACCCGGTGAGgtgaaagggaggaagattgtGACTGTTGAGAGATAATGAACAAAAGGTCAGCAGTCCTGGAGGTTCTATCAGGGTTGTGGAGTCTTTGTTGGGCTCCAGGAGACCTCTGATATCTCTGTCAGCTTTTCACAGAAGCAAACCCAAGATAAACCATTTCACCTGTCCAGTGCACTGGAAATAATAATTCCCTTGTAGCTCGCAATTTATTATTCTGGATTTCTCAACTCATTCATTCCACATACCTCTATTGAGTATCTATTGTAAGAGGGACACAGTGTTAGGCGCTGGACATAAAAAAGATGCTGTCCTGTCCTGAAGAAACCCACTGTGTCTTTCCACCTCTGTCCACCAGATGATTACGATGCACAGTGTGAAGTTATCGGGAGCCGCATGTCGGACATGcagaagcacagaggagggagagatggagcaTGTCCGAGGGGCAGGGAAGGATTCAGGGGCAAGGTGATGCTTGAGCTGAGTCATAATGGCTGAGTGGTATTTTTCCAGGCAGAGAAGTGGGGGGAAGGCACTCTGTGAGGAGGGCACATGGTGTGCCAGGGCAGAGAGGTGTGAACGAGAGTGGCATGCTCGGGAGTGTGAGTAATGCAGGATCATGGGGTGTGCAGGCATGAGCGGCTGGAGGTGAGGCTAGAAGTGCTGGTTGAGATCATGGTGCACAGGCCTTGAGCTGCAGCTTTAGAGTTGTGGGACCTGACCTGCAATCTGGGGAAGCTACTACCTGTATGAGGATAGCGCGATGTGGTTGTGTGGCTCTCCCTGAAAGGGCTAAGCGCAGAGGCTGTGGGTGAGGGAAggctgaggagaggaggaggaagatgccAGCATCTGGTGAAATAAAGCATGTGTGGGGCTTAAAGCTGCATGAAGCACGCGCCCGGAGCCCATGAAGCAACTTCTAGTAGCTTTGGTGGCAGGACTGCAGGCTGATTAGGGATTTTTCAGAGACCATGCCTCGCTCCAGTCCCTGCCCACTGCTGCTCACCTCCCACGGTCTGCTTCTCACCTGCTCGCCTTTGGTGTGGCCAGGGGAGGTGTAGGCCTCCGGGTAGGGCTGCCGCTCGAACGGGCACTCGAGTGGTTCGAGGTGGTGCTGGCTGAAGGTGTCAGTGCGAAGGTGCTTGCGGGGCccgctgctgctgctctgggagTCGATGCTCAGCCGGCAGCTGTCCTGGTCACCTGGCGTCCCCAGGCAGGGAGAAAGCTTTTAGGggacccatcccccaccccccaggccagAGTGGAGGAGCTTCGGAGGGAGGGAAAGGACCAGGCTCCTGGGCCTTGGGCTGTGGCCATCTTAGAGACAGGCCATGTGCTGCAGGCAGGGAGTTCCGAGCACCCACAAAGTCCTGGGCCATAAAGGGGGACCTCTGTTGCCATCAGAGTCTGAGCAAACTGCCCTCCTGCACCCCCAACCTGCCCTCGGGTTCTCCCAACACTCACTGTCATCCATTTTCCTCTTGCTGTCACTGCCAGGCTGAGCAATGCCCAGGAGCCCATTGATGGAGTAGGTGGAGCCCAGAGAATCCGACTGGGGGGACTCTGGGGGTGTCACGGCTGAGCTGGGGACTGCagtgaggtgagagagagagggtcAGGATGTGGGAGTGACACCCCCCAGAGCCTCTGCTGCCACCACGCAGGAGTCAGGGGGCCTGCTGGTGGGAGGGGTTCTTGGAGTCAGGGCTGCCTGATGTGTTTCCACCCCGAAATATTTCAGTGACGCTTCCCTGGAACCCCAGCAAGGCTTTGTCCCAGTGCAATGGCTCAGTCAACCCaggtgggtgtgtctgtgtgggcGTGTTTGCGTGTGACTCTGTATGTGTACAGATGGAGGTGTGTGCAAGGGGCCGGGTGCGCCTGCAGGTCCCTCAGCACTCACTCAGTGTGTGTCCTGGGCTCAGGGACTTGGTGGCCACGCAGCTGTCCATGGGGAGGTTGAATGGTTGCTGCACTTTGGTCCGGATGATTCTGTAAGGAAGACAAGAAAGGTCgtagagagaagaggagggaccAAGAGTTATGACTACCCCAGATTCAATCACCTTTTTGAGATCCCACTTGGGTGTCTTAAAGGCACCTCAAACTCCACCTGTCCACCATCAACCCATCACCTTCCTCCTCACACTTGGTCCTTCCCAGTGTGCCCATTTCATGATTGGTACCATCAGTCACTAGAGGGAGAAGTAGAGGTGGGGCTTAGcatctgcctccctccctgctctgtcaAATCCATCATCAGGTTCGTGGGTTTGACCTTGTAAACCTCTCGAGCTTTGATCCCTCTCTGCATCTCACTGCCAGCACCTTAGTATGTGCCACACCAACTCTCCTCCAGGGTCACTCATTAGCACCCCCCATCTGCTCCTgactccttctttctttttttttttttaaagattttatttttcctttttctccccaaagccccctggtacatagttgtgtatttttagttgtgggtccttctagttgtggcaggtgggatgctgcctcagggtggcttgatgagtggtaccatgtccacgcccaggatttgaacgggcgaaaccctgggccgctgaagaggagcgagcaaacttaaccactcagccttggggctggcccctgctcctGACCCTTTCTAATGTATTCTCCCTATTGCAGCCAGAGCAGACTTTCTGAAATGCAAGTCAGCCTCCTGCGTAAAGTCTGCCAAGGGCTTCCCGTTGCTCATAGGTCAGAGGCAAGAACACGTaacctggcccctggcccctgaAGGGCAGCCTTTGCTGACATCTCCACCTCAGCCTACCTCATGCTCCCCTCATCTCTATCTACTGGCTTTCTTTCAGCTTCTTGTAAAATTCCTAttagccacagggcctttgcatatgctgtctCAGAGCTCTTCGCTCCCCTTTTTACCTAGTTAACTCTTAGTCACTGTTTCTTACTCAGGGGCATCTTTTCATAATCTCCCTAAATCAGGCCACCTTATATTAGCTCACATACCCTCATGTTCCTCTCCCTAGCAGGACTTAGAGCTGCATTTTTACAGTTGTTTGCGTGGCCACTTGATCAGTACTCGGTAAGTGTCTGtcttcccactagactgtaagctccgcAAGGACAAGAACTGtgtgtccccagggcctagcacataATGAGTAAATTAGGTAtgtatgaatgaaagaatgagtgaataattGATTGAC encodes:
- the PAX8 gene encoding paired box protein Pax-8 isoform X8, whose amino-acid sequence is MPHNSIRSGHGGLNQLGGAFVNGRPLPEVVRQRIVDLAHQGVRPCDISRQLRVSHGCVSKILGRYYETGSIRPGVIGGSKPKVATPKVVEKIGDYKRQNPTMFAWEIRDRLLAEGVCDNDTVPSVSSINRIIRTKVQQPFNLPMDSCVATKSLSPGHTLIPSSAVTPPESPQSDSLGSTYSINGLLGIAQPGSDSKRKMDDSDQDSCRLSIDSQSSSSGPRKHLRTDTFSQHHLEPLECPFERQPYPEAYTSPGHTKGEQGLYPLPLLNSALDDGKTTLTPSNTPLGRNLSTHQTYPVVAAPPFWICSKSAPGSQPVPRSRPSMPFPMLPPCTGSSRARPSSQGERWWGPRCPDTHPTSPPADRAVMPLLPSQAWWQEVNTLAMPTATPPTPPTARPGASPTPAC
- the PAX8 gene encoding paired box protein Pax-8 isoform X3, translating into MPHNSIRSGHGGLNQLGGAFVNGRPLPEVVRQRIVDLAHQGVRPCDISRQLRVSHGCVSKILGSRYYETGSIRPGVIGGSKPKVATPKVVEKIGDYKRQNPTMFAWEIRDRLLAEGVCDNDTVPSVSSINRIIRTKVQQPFNLPMDSCVATKSLSPGHTLIPSSAVTPPESPQSDSLGSTYSINGLLGIAQPGSDSKRKMDDSDQDSCRLSIDSQSSSSGPRKHLRTDTFSQHHLEPLECPFERQPYPEAYTSPGHTKGEQGLYPLPLLNSALDDGKTTLTPSNTPLGRNLSTHQTYPVVADPHSPFAIKQETPEVSSSSSTPSSLSSSAFLDLQQVGSGVPAGASVPPFNAFPHAASVYGQFTGQALLSGREMVGPTLPGYPPHIPTSGQGSYASSAIAGMVAGSEYSGNAYSHTPYSSYSEAWRFPNSSLLSSPYYYSSTSRPSAPPTTATAFDHL
- the PAX8 gene encoding paired box protein Pax-8 isoform X6 produces the protein MPHNSIRSGHGGLNQLGGAFVNGRPLPEVVRQRIVDLAHQGVRPCDISRQLRVSHGCVSKILGRYYETGSIRPGVIGGSKPKVATPKVVEKIGDYKRQNPTMFAWEIRDRLLAEGVCDNDTVPSVSSINRIIRTKVQQPFNLPMDSCVATKSLSPGHTLIPSSAVTPPESPQSDSLGSTYSINGLLGIAQPGSDSKRKMDDSDQDSCRLSIDSQSSSSGPRKHLRTDTFSQHHLEPLECPFERQPYPEAYTSPGHTKGEQGLYPLPLLNSALDDGKTTLTPSNTPLGRNLSTHQTYPVVADPHSPFAIKQETPEVSSSSSTPSSLSSSAFLDLQQVGSGVPAGASVPPFNAFPHAASVYGQFTGQALLSGREMVGPTLPGYPPHIPTSGQGSYASSAIAGMVAGLLLLLHTASRYARGENTSYRRATQQQDQDMDFSCSFIFCFAF
- the PAX8 gene encoding paired box protein Pax-8 isoform X5 — protein: MPHNSIRSGHGGLNQLGGAFVNGRPLPEVVRQRIVDLAHQGVRPCDISRQLRVSHGCVSKILGSRYYETGSIRPGVIGGSKPKVATPKVVEKIGDYKRQNPTMFAWEIRDRLLAEGVCDNDTVPSVSSINRIIRTKVQQPFNLPMDSCVATKSLSPGHTLIPSSAVTPPESPQSDSLGSTYSINGLLGIAQPGSDSKRKMDDSDQDSCRLSIDSQSSSSGPRKHLRTDTFSQHHLEPLECPFERQPYPEAYTSPGHTKGEQGLYPLPLLNSALDDGKTTLTPSNTPLGRNLSTHQTYPVVADPHSPFAIKQETPEVSSSSSTPSSLSSSAFLDLQQVGSGVPAGASVPPFNAFPHAASVYGQFTGQALLSGREMVGPTLPGYPPHIPTSGQGSYASSAIAGMVAGLLLLLHTASRYARGENTSYRRATQQQDQDMDFSCSFIFCFAF
- the PAX8 gene encoding paired box protein Pax-8 isoform X4; the protein is MPHNSIRSGHGGLNQLGGAFVNGRPLPEVVRQRIVDLAHQGVRPCDISRQLRVSHGCVSKILGRYYETGSIRPGVIGGSKPKVATPKVVEKIGDYKRQNPTMFAWEIRDRLLAEGVCDNDTVPSVSSINRIIRTKVQQPFNLPMDSCVATKSLSPGHTLIPSSAVTPPESPQSDSLGSTYSINGLLGIAQPGSDSKRKMDDSDQDSCRLSIDSQSSSSGPRKHLRTDTFSQHHLEPLECPFERQPYPEAYTSPGHTKGEQGLYPLPLLNSALDDGKTTLTPSNTPLGRNLSTHQTYPVVADPHSPFAIKQETPEVSSSSSTPSSLSSSAFLDLQQVGSGVPAGASVPPFNAFPHAASVYGQFTGQALLSGREMVGPTLPGYPPHIPTSGQGSYASSAIAGMVAGSEYSGNAYSHTPYSSYSEAWRFPNSSLLSSPYYYSSTSRPSAPPTTATAFDHL
- the PAX8 gene encoding paired box protein Pax-8 isoform X7; the protein is MPHNSIRSGHGGLNQLGGAFVNGRPLPEVVRQRIVDLAHQGVRPCDISRQLRVSHGCVSKILGSRYYETGSIRPGVIGGSKPKVATPKVVEKIGDYKRQNPTMFAWEIRDRLLAEGVCDNDTVPSVSSINRIIRTKVQQPFNLPMDSCVATKSLSPGHTLIPSSAVTPPESPQSDSLGSTYSINGLLGIAQPGSDSKRKMDDSDQDSCRLSIDSQSSSSGPRKHLRTDTFSQHHLEPLECPFERQPYPEAYTSPGHTKGEQGLYPLPLLNSALDDGKTTLTPSNTPLGRNLSTHQTYPVVAAPPFWICSKSAPGSQPVPRSRPSMPFPMLPPCTGSSRARPSSQGERWWGPRCPDTHPTSPPADRAVMPLLPSQAWWQEVNTLAMPTATPPTPPTARPGASPTPAC